TGTGATGGTATAAAAATTGATGGCAAGTATTCGAAGGTGGTATTCATCTCATTCCATGAGTGGAGATCATCTGTCTCATATCTCTGTCTCCATCCTCTGTCTCTCCAATAAGAAAATAACACGTCATTTAATTTAACACATCATCTTTCAcagtttttttttctgaattgaTTAACGCCGTTAAATCTCTCTCTTGTTCCTACTTCCTAATAATTCACTCACATCTGTGTTACTTTCTACTATATCATTTCCCAGATCTGAGTTtttgagaagaaaaacaatAGAACGAGAAATCCAAGCCCCCAATTCTTAGAAGGGGATGCAAATTGGCTAGAtctgtttttcttttatgtCTGTCTCTGTCTCTAACATCTCTCTTCTATTTGCCCTACCCTTTTGTCTATCTTTTCCTCCTCCTTCTGCTGCTTTCCGCCACAGCATAGTTCATGGGTTTTAGTAGCCTCTGCCAGATGTGTTTTGGTAAttggaaaaggaaaaggaaaaaacttATGATAAATGGAACCCACGATGGAGACAAAAATATATAATCCATGGGTTTTGGTAGCCTCTGCAATTGCTGGAAGTGCTACTGCTACCGATTGAGAAGATAGAAAATTGAAATAATAGGAAGGATGTTACTGAAAGAGAAAAAACGGATCTAATGTCGTTTTCTTTTTAACAATGATCTAACGTCGTTTCTCAAATTTAAAAGCTGATGTGTAAGTTTTAAATGATGTGTCATATTTTTATTGGAGGGACAGGGTTTGAGACAGGAAAAGAAGACAGATGATTTTTACTCCTCATTCCATATATCCTCatttaacaaaacaaaaaaattaatggaATATAACAACACTTCGTTTCATTTCATATTTTTCCACCTCTTTCTATCAACACAAAGATCGATAGCTTAAGGGAATTGGACCAAAAACATGATAATGTCATCATATAGAATTGagctttttaataatattaaattttgttttcaaatttaaaaatagcAATGGTTGACAAAAGTAATGTGTATGTCACACTATCTTCTGCGCCAGGATACTTAAGAATCTCTTCACATTTCACACATGTCAGCCTGCAGAATCTGAATATAGGTAAAATTTGTTGAGTTTAATTAAGACTAGTGGAGGATTCTCGAGGTACTGAGAGTGGGGAAATGAAGGGGACCACGGCCATTTTCAGTTTGTGTGCGCTTCAGTTTGGGTTCTCATTAGGGAAAGGGATTGCCTTGGAATTCTTGAGAGTGGCAGGGTGAATCAAAAGCATAAGTTAGTTGGTTCCTATCAATTGATTTTCAAGTAGGAAGCTCTTTTGACAAGGATTTGCATTTCTTCTCGTATCACTTTAGTTGTTGGTCAGTGTGAGCACTTGTTGGAATATTCGGTGCTTAACCTTTATGTAAAGCTAAGGTTTATTCGCGTGATGATAGAAATAGGGTTGAGAACACCCTACTAAAATGGCCTCAACTGTTATAAGACTATCCACAatggtttcaactttcaacaccactttttctcttcccaacactccacatcaccttctctctccagttcaacacttcattcaacttttacccactccaatggtttttcattcaacaccctacccctaccccaccacttttatttcatattttgatttaattttatatttttctttttatgatttcataaaattaaaatttacgataaaaattaaattaaataaactattatcgatttaatttaacttaatttttttttatttaaattaaattaaattaacgtaatatttttttaacataatttaaattaaaacacttaacaatttaatattttttaaaaaaaatatacacaatattttattttattttattaacttcaaatggaagaaaagtaacaaagcacacaataatacattttatttgcttaacttaaaatgcaagacaacaaactaaacacacaacacacaaataacgtaattagtacgatacaaagcatatttaatcatcatacattccaaactttgcccagatgtgcttcactagatctgcttgtaGTTGGTGATGGACATTTGGATCAcggaactcggatctagcacgcacgtgatccgcaaaagcgggtaacacctcggtcgagtatggttgcggtgtactagatccacttccctcagcttgctcaaaatcggtccatcGTTGAGCATatgtatctcgttcatcctcaacaatcatattatgtaatatgatgcatgacctcatgatgatacccaaatcagttATGTCCCAgaagcgagctggttcacggatgattttaaaacgagcttgaagcactccaaatgcacgttcgatgtccttccgacatccctcctgatgttttgcaaagcacttatcgggttcagtttgaggaagtctaatagacttgacgaaagttggataagaagggtagataccatcagctagatagtatgccatattatagggacgttggtTCACGATGAAATTCACACGTGGAGCGTTTCCCTGttccaattcatcaaacactggtgaccggtctagaacgtttatatcgttcaaggttcccggacatccaaaaaaagcatgccagatccaaagatcaggagatgcaactgcttcaagaataactgtggtagttcccttatcccctctagcaaattgaccttcccatgctttaggacaatttttccactcccagtgcatgcagtcaatactcccgatcatgcctgggaacccccgcatttcactaacctgtagtattctttgcaggtcctcttgggttggtgctctcatgtactcttgctcatacaatcgtatgattcctttacagaatctacgtacacactccaatgctgtagtctctcctattttgatgtactcgtcgactgcatctgctgccacaccatatgctaacattcgcattgctgtggtgcattttgctaagggcgatataccttctttcttcgctgcatcgactcgctgggtgaagtagctatcactacttgaaaggtccgcaacgattcgaaggaacaaatgtttttgcatccggtaccggcgacggaatattccatcgtcgtatgtaggctcattggcaaagtagtcgtcaaTTAGCCTTTGGTTTGCCCCTGCATGATCTCTACTGAAATATTTTCTACCACGAGGTGCGCTACCCTCCAATATTAGATTTCTACGCTCCCTAAAGTGGTTGAGTACATAAGTGTCTTCTCTCTTGCTTTTTTCAAGGTAAGCTTCGAGATCAAACTCTGgtggatccattttttgtgaaatttgaagtagatgggaagagatgggaAAAGATGGGaagtagatgggaagagatgggaagtagatgggaagtagatgggaagagatgggaagagatacattgaatggtggatctatgagtccatatatatagataacTTGAATGATGGACATTGACGGATTCGAAATAATATGAACTATAGTTAATTATCGGAtaaggactagattcgaattgagtgatgCATATTCAAACTcggtaacccatacattaaagccactgACAACAccgacaaattattaaagtaaacagtacagacttgacaaaacactgacaaattattaaagcaaacactacagactcgacaacactgacaaattattaaagcaaacactacagacttgacaccacatgaaaaataataaagcaaacactacagaaaattaatttccaaagagctcttgggacaaccgcttcaacagctctttcttgTGGTCACTG
This is a stretch of genomic DNA from Lotus japonicus ecotype B-129 chromosome 1, LjGifu_v1.2. It encodes these proteins:
- the LOC130732666 gene encoding protein ALP1-like; the protein is MDPPEFDLEAYLEKSKREDTYVLNHFRERRNLILEGSAPRGRKYFSRDHAGANQRLIDDYFANEPTYDDGIFRRRYRMQKHLFLRIVADLSSSDSYFTQRVDAAKKEGISPLAKCTTAMRMLAYGVAADAVDEYIKIGETTALECVRRFCKGIIRLYEQEYMRAPTQEDLQRILQVSEMRGFPGMIGSIDCMHWEWKNCPKAWEGQFARGDKGTTTVILEAVASPDLWIWHAFFGCPGTLNDINVLDRSPVFDELEQGNAPRVNFIVNQRPYNMAYYLADGIYPSYPTFVKSIRLPQTEPDKCFAKHQEGCRKDIERAFGVLQARFKIIREPARFWDITDLGIIMRSCIILHNMIVEDERDTYAQRWTDFEQAEGSGSSTPQPYSTEVLPAFADHVRARSEFRDPNVHHQLQADLVKHIWAKFGMYDD